One segment of Castanea sativa cultivar Marrone di Chiusa Pesio chromosome 3, ASM4071231v1 DNA contains the following:
- the LOC142628360 gene encoding uncharacterized protein LOC142628360, giving the protein MPGEELFMYLAVSSAAVSVALIREEGKIQKPVYFISRALRGVEERYPRMEKLAFALVTAARKLKPYFQAHTINVLTDKPLWRAMSNPETAGRMALWAIEISEYDIQYQPRTVVKGQILADFIAEFTTAEEQRAEETPTWRIHTDRSSNKHARGVGVVLHTSEGDKIECMIHLDFTTTNNEAEYEALIAGLELAIAARARKAVVYSNSQIVASQVNESYDFKNERMKGGRISKLPCGKLR; this is encoded by the exons ATGCCGGGGGAAgaattgttcatgtaccttgccgtctcatcaGCCGCGGTCAGTGTAGCTCTTatcagagaagaaggaaagatacaaaagcccgtgtactttataaGCCGGGCACTAAGAGGAGTAGAAGAAAGATACCCTCGGATGGAAAAACTCGCATTTGCTCTTGTGACTGCGGCTCGgaagctcaagccatattttcaagctCACACCATAAATGTCCTGACGGATAAACCCTTATGGAGGGCAATGAGCAATCCCGAAACTGCTGGACGGATGGCTCTATGGGCAATTGAGATAAGTGAATATGATATCCAATATCAGCCACGGACGGTAGTAaaaggacagatattggcagacttcattgcggaattcactaccGCAGAGGAGCAgagggcagaagagacgcccacatggagaattcacacagacAGATCTTCCAATAAGCATGCTAGGGGTGTCGGAGTCGTACTCCACACCTCAGAAGGAGacaagattgaatgcatgatccatCTAGACTTCACCACTACTAACAACGAAGCGGAGTACGAGGCCCTGATTGCGGGACtggagcttgcaatagcggcAAGGGCTAGGAAGGCGGTCGTCTACTCCAATTCTCAAATCGTGGCTAGTCAAGTTAATGAGAGCTATGATTTTAAGAATGAGAGGATGAAAGG AGGTAGGATTAGCAAGCTACCGTGTGGAAAGCTACGATGA